One Physeter macrocephalus isolate SW-GA chromosome 19, ASM283717v5, whole genome shotgun sequence genomic window carries:
- the NAPG gene encoding gamma-soluble NSF attachment protein isoform X1, whose protein sequence is MAPAQLLGRFAALGLSPAGPGGAAAAQYQPPPRRSHAHSAGSRFPRQGRAAEMAAQKINEGLEHLAKAEKYLKTGFLKWKPDYDSAASEYGKAAVAFKNAKQFEQAKDACLREAVAHENNRALFHAAKAYEQAGMMLKEMQKLPEAVQLIEKASMMYLENGTPDTAAMALERAGKLIENVDPEKAVQLYQQTANVFENEERLRQAVELLGKASRLLVRGRRFDEAALSIQKEKNIYKEIENYPTCYKKTIAQVLVHLHRNDYVAAERCVRESYSIPGFNGSEDCTALEQLLEGYDQQDQDQVSEVCNSPLFKYMDNDYAKLGLSLLVPGGGVKKKAAAPPQATPEGHAAPATEDEEDEYAGGLC, encoded by the exons ATGGCGCCTGCGCAGCTCCTGGGCCGCTTCGCTGCACTAGGTTTGAGCCCTGCGGGCCCCGGTGGCGCGGCTGCGGCGCAGTACCAGCCTCCTCCTCGGCGTTCCCACGCCCATTCGGCGGGCTCTCGGTTTCCACGTCAGGGCCGCGCAGCGGAGATGGCGGCTCAGAAGATAAACGAGGGTCTGGAGCACCTGGCCAAAGCAGAGAAATA CCTGAAAActggttttttaaaatggaagccAGATTATGACAGTGCTGCTTCTGAGTATGGAAAAGCAG ctgttgcttttaaaaatgccaaacaGTTTGAACAAGCAAAAGATGCCTGCCTGAGAGAAGCTGTCGCCCACGAGAATAACAGGGC TCTTTTTCATGCTGCCAA AGCTTATGAACAAGCTGGCATGATGCTGAAG GAGATGCAAAAACTCCCGGAGGCTGTTCAGCTGATTGAGAAAGCCAGCATGATGTACCTGGAGAACGGCACCCCAGACACAGCAGCCATGGCCTTGGAGCGGGCCGGAAA GCTTATAGAAAACGTGGATCCAGAAAAGGCTGTGCAGTTATATCAGCAGACAGCTAATGTGTTTGAA AATGAAGAACGCTTACGACAGGCAGTTGAATTACTAGGAAAGGCCTCCAGGCTGCTGGTGCGAGGGCGCAG GTTTGACGAGGCGGCACTCtctattcagaaagaaaaaaatatttataaggaaaTTGAGAATTATCCAACTTGTTATAAG aaaacaattGCCCAAGTCTTAGTGCATCTGCACAGAAACGACTACGTGGCCGCAGAGCGCTGCGTCCGGGAGAGCTACAG catccctggcttcaaCGGCAGTGAGGACTGCACCGCCCTGGAGCAGCTGCTTGAGGGCTACGACCAGCAGGACCAGGACCAGGTGTCCGAGGTCTGCAACTCGCCCCTGTTCAAGTACATGGACAATGAC TACGCGAAGCTGGGCCTGAGCCTGCTGGTCCCAGGAGGGGGAGTCAAGAAGAAGGCGGCGGCCCCCCCGCAGGCCACGCCCGAAGGCCACGCCGCCCCCGCCACTGAGGACGAGGAGGACGAGTATGCAGGGGGGCTGTGCTAG
- the NAPG gene encoding gamma-soluble NSF attachment protein isoform X2, which yields MMLKEMQKLPEAVQLIEKASMMYLENGTPDTAAMALERAGKLIENVDPEKAVQLYQQTANVFENEERLRQAVELLGKASRLLVRGRRFDEAALSIQKEKNIYKEIENYPTCYKKTIAQVLVHLHRNDYVAAERCVRESYSIPGFNGSEDCTALEQLLEGYDQQDQDQVSEVCNSPLFKYMDNDYAKLGLSLLVPGGGVKKKAAAPPQATPEGHAAPATEDEEDEYAGGLC from the exons ATGATGCTGAAG GAGATGCAAAAACTCCCGGAGGCTGTTCAGCTGATTGAGAAAGCCAGCATGATGTACCTGGAGAACGGCACCCCAGACACAGCAGCCATGGCCTTGGAGCGGGCCGGAAA GCTTATAGAAAACGTGGATCCAGAAAAGGCTGTGCAGTTATATCAGCAGACAGCTAATGTGTTTGAA AATGAAGAACGCTTACGACAGGCAGTTGAATTACTAGGAAAGGCCTCCAGGCTGCTGGTGCGAGGGCGCAG GTTTGACGAGGCGGCACTCtctattcagaaagaaaaaaatatttataaggaaaTTGAGAATTATCCAACTTGTTATAAG aaaacaattGCCCAAGTCTTAGTGCATCTGCACAGAAACGACTACGTGGCCGCAGAGCGCTGCGTCCGGGAGAGCTACAG catccctggcttcaaCGGCAGTGAGGACTGCACCGCCCTGGAGCAGCTGCTTGAGGGCTACGACCAGCAGGACCAGGACCAGGTGTCCGAGGTCTGCAACTCGCCCCTGTTCAAGTACATGGACAATGAC TACGCGAAGCTGGGCCTGAGCCTGCTGGTCCCAGGAGGGGGAGTCAAGAAGAAGGCGGCGGCCCCCCCGCAGGCCACGCCCGAAGGCCACGCCGCCCCCGCCACTGAGGACGAGGAGGACGAGTATGCAGGGGGGCTGTGCTAG